The genome window GTCCCAGCTCGAGAACAACGGGGTCAGTTCCGGCTTGTCCTTCTGCGCGTCCCAACTCGTCCAGGCCTCAACCGGCGTCCCTCCGACCGACGAGTTGATGAGGCCGACGGGAGTCTTGAGGACACGATGGATCTCCTTGCCGAAGAAGTACGCCGTCCCGGAGAACGTTCCCACGGTCACCGGAGAGCAGATGACCCACGCCCCTTTCCCAACGGACTGCGGCTCCGTGGCGGGACCGGACTCCTCGCGGAACGTGCGGATCAGGGGAAGATTGGCCGTGGCGGTCTCCGCCTTGAAGTCTTTGCAGCGGCTGACCGCCATGGCCATGTTGGACTGGCCCGACCCAAGCCAGACTTCCCCGTACAGGACGTCCTGAACCGTGAGGGTGTTCTTCCCCTTCGCGGTCATGACGTGCGGTCCTCCCGCCTTGTGGGCCGAGAGCTTCACCTGCCACTTCTTGTCGTCCCCCGCCGTCGCTTTGGCCTCCTGGCCATCGAGGGCCACGGTGACTTCTTCGCCCGGCTCCGCCCAGCCCCAGACCGCCACCTCCTGGTCCGCCTGGAGGACCATATGGTTCGAGAAGATGGCCGGAAGGGTGACGTCGGCCTGCAGGGACGAGCCGGACATTCCCGGCAGGGCGGCGACCGCCGCGGCGCCAAGGATAAGCGTGAAAATCGGTCGCGACATGCGTCTCTCCGGTAGGGGGCCAGGCACGCGCCCCGTTGTATCGCCGCCCGGGCGACAATTCGACCGACCGGTCGAGCGCGGACGCCCGGAGCCCGCCGGCCGGGACGGATGTTCGCCCCGCCGATGTGAACCGGTTTTTAACGGCGGACTTTGTCAGGAGTGTGGGATTTTGGTTAACTCCGTGTTTCGATCTCCGATGTTCTCTCTCCCTGCGAGGCGCTCCATGCAACGACGTTCGTTCCTGGCCGGTCTGACGGCCGTCCTGATCGGTCTGACCAGTCCGGCGGCAGAGGCCCAGGACAACGCCGCCGTCAAACCGCTGCGGATGCTGTTCGTGACGCAGAGCGTCGGCTTCAAGCACAGCTCGGTGACCCGCCGGGACCCGGGAATGCTTTCCCCCGCCGAGATCGCCCTCACGGAGCTCGGCCAGAAGACTGGGCTCTTCAAGGTCGACTGCACGCAGGACTGCGCGAACGACTTCAAGAAGGCGATCCTCGAGAAGTACGACATCGTCGGCTTCTACACGACCGGCAACCTGCCGATCGCGGACGAGGACAAGGCGTACTTCTTCGGCGAGTGGATCAAGCAGAAAGGGCACGGCATCCTGGGCTTCCACTCCGCCGGCGACACCTTCCACGACTACGAGCCGTACTGGGACCTGATGGGGGGGACGTTCATCGGCCATCCGTGGGGCTCGGGGAACGTCGTCACGTTCACGGGGCATGATCCGGAGAACCCGATCGCGAAGCCGTTCGGGAAGGAGTTCACGATCAAGGACGAGATCTACATGTACCGCCACTGGCAGCCGGAGAAGTGCCGCGTGCTGCTGAGCCTCGACTACTCCAAGAGCCCGACGGGCTCGGACGTGAACACCGGCTTCGGCTATCACGTCCCTCTGGCGTGGGTGAAGAAGGTGGGGGAGGGGAAGCTGTACTACAACAACCTCGGCCACAACGAGACGAGCTGGACGAATGCCGCCTACCTGGAGTCGATCACGAACGCCGTGAAGTGGTTCCGCGGCGAGATCGAAGTCGACGCCACCCCGAACCCGGAGGTGTCCAAGGCCTATGAGGAGAAGTCGAAGAAGGACTTCGAGGCAGGCGAGTTCAAGGGGAAGGCAAAGTAGGAGGGACGAGGTCTCAGGGGCCAGGTCTCAAGTATTCAGTCAGAGGCCGGCGGAGTCGGTGACTCTGGTCTGGCGAAGAGTCTGTGGGACTCGAACGGCTGAACCGTTCGAGCCCTCCCCTTGAGACTTGTCACTTGAGATTTCCGACTTCCCGCTATCCAGGGTCGCGTGG of Planctomyces sp. SH-PL14 contains these proteins:
- a CDS encoding ThuA domain-containing protein, encoding MQRRSFLAGLTAVLIGLTSPAAEAQDNAAVKPLRMLFVTQSVGFKHSSVTRRDPGMLSPAEIALTELGQKTGLFKVDCTQDCANDFKKAILEKYDIVGFYTTGNLPIADEDKAYFFGEWIKQKGHGILGFHSAGDTFHDYEPYWDLMGGTFIGHPWGSGNVVTFTGHDPENPIAKPFGKEFTIKDEIYMYRHWQPEKCRVLLSLDYSKSPTGSDVNTGFGYHVPLAWVKKVGEGKLYYNNLGHNETSWTNAAYLESITNAVKWFRGEIEVDATPNPEVSKAYEEKSKKDFEAGEFKGKAK